A single region of the Erythrobacter sp. genome encodes:
- a CDS encoding TonB-dependent siderophore receptor — protein MTYRLTRAALMLGCASLAFPALADTGSETDSAETAGANAVSAPADNSPALDNIVVEGDVLYSDLVNALKSPTPIIDVPQSLSIVTDEEIERRGFTSIAQIADYTPSVTMSQGEGHRDAIIIRGIRSTADFFIDGVRDDVQYYRALYNLQQVEILRGPNALLFGRGGTGGIVNRVTKKGVFGETFGSAQVALDTFGEFGVYADFNLPAGDNAAFRLNAMYEGLDNHRDFYDGERIGINPTLRAELGPDTVIDLAYEYIDHERFIDRGIPTGADGRPVEAFEDIVFGDPEENFTALKAHTFRALLQHDFSENLKVNAQAFYGDYDKVYSNLYASGYDAVNTPDQVTLDGYVDEVERENLILSANLVGAFETGSLAHTLVAGVEYIDTSSDQFRFNAFWDTTQDDNEIFTIQRPLALRGGVGTNAFGQRTVNDFTVDLNDDTRVNIEVFSAYVQDEVKVADWLRLVLGARFDSFDIGVDDVVAGTFRSRKDEEISPRLGVIVKPRENVSLYASYSESFLPRSGEQFDNITATEQALDPDRFSNLEAGIKWDVADRLSLTAAVFEIEQTSPQPADNDPETLEVIDSKIRGFEIAADGAVTDFWTISAGYSYLDGEQVDRLGPTGLRPRELPEHMVSVWNDFTIGDRLGLGLGLTHQSSSFADNGNNAILPAYTRFDAAAWYDVTDSVRVQVNVENLTDELYFPNAHAVHQVTVAPPLNARFAVTAKF, from the coding sequence CCGATCATCGACGTGCCGCAGAGCCTGTCGATCGTCACCGACGAGGAAATCGAGCGCCGCGGCTTCACCAGCATCGCGCAGATCGCCGACTACACGCCCTCGGTCACCATGTCGCAGGGCGAAGGCCACCGCGACGCGATCATCATCCGCGGCATCCGTTCGACAGCCGACTTCTTCATCGACGGCGTGCGCGACGACGTGCAGTACTACCGCGCGCTCTACAATCTTCAGCAGGTCGAGATCCTGCGCGGGCCCAACGCGCTACTGTTCGGGCGCGGCGGAACCGGCGGCATCGTCAACCGCGTCACCAAGAAAGGCGTCTTCGGCGAGACTTTCGGAAGCGCGCAGGTCGCTCTCGACACTTTCGGCGAATTCGGCGTCTATGCCGATTTCAACCTACCCGCAGGCGACAATGCGGCCTTCCGCCTCAATGCGATGTACGAAGGGCTGGATAACCACCGCGATTTCTACGACGGCGAGAGGATCGGGATCAATCCGACCCTGCGCGCCGAGCTCGGCCCGGACACGGTGATCGACCTCGCCTACGAATACATCGACCACGAACGCTTCATCGACCGCGGCATCCCCACCGGCGCGGATGGCCGCCCGGTCGAGGCCTTCGAGGACATCGTTTTCGGCGACCCGGAAGAGAACTTCACCGCGCTGAAGGCGCACACCTTCCGCGCGCTGCTGCAGCATGACTTTTCGGAGAACCTCAAGGTCAACGCGCAGGCCTTCTACGGCGACTACGACAAGGTCTATTCGAATCTCTATGCAAGCGGCTACGACGCGGTGAACACGCCCGACCAGGTCACGCTCGACGGCTATGTCGACGAGGTCGAGCGCGAGAACCTCATCCTTTCGGCCAACCTCGTCGGCGCGTTCGAGACCGGCAGCCTCGCACACACGCTGGTCGCGGGGGTGGAATACATCGACACCTCGTCCGACCAGTTCCGCTTCAACGCCTTCTGGGACACGACGCAGGACGACAACGAGATCTTCACGATCCAGCGTCCGCTCGCCCTGCGCGGCGGGGTCGGCACGAACGCCTTCGGCCAGCGCACGGTCAATGATTTCACCGTCGATCTCAACGACGACACGCGCGTCAACATCGAGGTGTTCTCGGCATACGTGCAGGACGAGGTGAAGGTCGCCGACTGGCTGCGGCTGGTCCTCGGCGCGCGCTTCGACAGTTTCGACATCGGGGTCGACGACGTGGTTGCGGGCACGTTCCGCAGCCGCAAGGACGAGGAAATCTCGCCCCGCCTCGGCGTAATCGTCAAGCCGCGCGAGAACGTCTCGCTCTATGCGAGCTATTCGGAAAGCTTCCTGCCGCGTTCGGGCGAGCAGTTCGACAACATCACCGCGACCGAACAGGCGCTCGACCCCGACCGCTTCAGCAATCTCGAAGCCGGGATCAAGTGGGACGTCGCCGACCGGCTGAGCCTGACGGCGGCGGTGTTCGAGATCGAGCAGACCTCGCCCCAGCCGGCCGACAACGATCCGGAAACGCTCGAAGTGATCGATTCGAAGATCCGCGGCTTCGAGATTGCGGCGGATGGTGCGGTGACCGACTTCTGGACCATCTCGGCGGGCTATTCCTATCTCGACGGGGAACAGGTCGACCGGCTCGGCCCGACCGGCCTTCGCCCGCGCGAACTGCCCGAGCACATGGTCTCGGTGTGGAACGACTTTACGATAGGCGACCGGCTCGGGCTCGGCCTCGGCCTCACGCACCAGTCCTCGAGCTTCGCGGACAACGGCAATAATGCGATCCTGCCCGCCTACACCCGGTTCGACGCGGCGGCATGGTATGACGTGACCGACAGCGTGCGCGTGCAGGTGAATGTCGAGAACCTGACCGACGAGCTTTACTTCCCCAATGCCCACGCGGTGCATCAGGTGACGGTCGCGCCGCCCCTGAACGCGCGCTTCGCGGTGACGGCGAAGTTCTAG